In Eschrichtius robustus isolate mEscRob2 chromosome 11, mEscRob2.pri, whole genome shotgun sequence, the following proteins share a genomic window:
- the C11H11orf91 gene encoding uncharacterized protein C11orf91 homolog encodes MPKGRRGSQSPTMSQQPAPPLYFPSLYDRGISSSPLSDFNIWKKLFVPLKAGGAPAGGAAGGQPLPQALPAPAPLPPPPPGLGSPSERPCPPPWPSGLASIPYEPLRFFYSPPPGPEVAASPLAPGPMTPRLASASHPEELCELEIRIKELELLTITGDGFDSQRYKFLKALKDEKLRGLKTRQPGKKSASLS; translated from the exons ATGCCGAAGGGGCGGCGCGGCAGCCAGAGCCCCACGATGAGCCAGCAGCCGGCCCCGCCCCTTTACTTCCCTTCCCTCTACGACCGCGGCATCTCCTCGTCCCCTCTCAGCGACTTCAACATCTGGAAGAAGCTCTTCGTGCCGCTGAAGGCGGGAGGGGCGCCGGCGGGCGGGGCGGCTGGAGGCCAGCCTCTGCCCcaggcgctcccggccccagcgcccctgccgccaccgccgcccggCCTGGGTTCCCCCAGTGAGCGCCCCTGTCCCCCGCCCTGGCCCTCCGGCCTGGCCTCCATCCCCTACGAGCCTCTGCGCTTCTTCTACTCGCCACCGCCGGGGCCCGAGGTGGCTGCCTCGCCCCTGGCCCCCGGCCCCATGACACCCCGGCTAGCCTCTGCCTCCCACCCCGAGGAGTTGTGCGAGCTGGAGATCCGGATTAAGGAGCTGGAGCTGCTCACCATCACTGGGGACGGCTTCGACTCCCAGCGCT ATAAATTCTTGAAGGCGCTGAAAGATGAAAAGTTACGAGGCCTGAAGACGAGGCAGCCTGGAAAGAAGTCGGCCTCTCTCTCCTGA